TAATCCGCCTGTGTTTGGCTCAAAGTGCTGAGTTGCGCGTTGAGGGTTTTCAACTGCAAGCGAGCCACTTTTTCGTCCAAATGTTTCGGCAGGATGTAAATGCCCAGTGGGTATTTGCCAGAATCGCGTTCTGCCCACAGTTCGATTTGCGCAATGGTTTGGTTCGCAAACGAAGAGGACATGACGTAAGACGGATGACCTGTCGCACAGCCCAAGTTCACCAAACGACCCTTTGCCAGCAGCGTGATGCGCTTGCCGTCAGGGAAGATTACGTGGTCAACTTGTGGTTTGATTTCGTCCCACTCGTACTGTTCCAGTGAGGCTACGTCGATTTCGTTATCGAAGTGACCGATATTGCAAACGATAGCTTCGTTTTTCATCGCTGCCATGTGGTCATGGTTGATGACGTGGAAGTTGCCAGTAGCCGTGACGAAAATGTCTGCTTTGTCAGCAGCGTATTCCATTGTAACGACGCGGTAGCCTTCCATTGCCGCTTGCAGTGCGCAAATTGGGTCGATTTCTGTGACCCAGACTTGTGCAGACAGCGCACGCAATGCTTGGCAAGAACCCTTGCCCACATCGCCGTAGCCACAAACCAATGCCACTTTGCCCGCAATCATTACGTCGGTAGCGCGTTTGATGCTGTCTACCAGTGATTCGCGGCAGCCGTACAGGTTGTCGAATTTAGATTTGGTAACGGAATCGTTGACGTTGATCGCTGGGAATTTCAGCTCGCCACGCGCGTGCATTTGGTACAAGCGATGTACGCCCGTGGTGGTTTCTTCCGTTACGCCACGGATTTCAGCCAAACGGGTGCTGTACCAGTTTGGTGAAGTTTCCAGACGTGCGCGAATTGCCGCGTACAGGAAGGTTTCTTCTTCAGACTCAGGTTTGGCAACCAAACTAGGGTCAACTTCAGCGCGTGCGCCCAAATGCAGCAGCAATGTAGCATCGCCGCCGTCATCCAGAATCATGTTCGCTTGTTCGCCATTCGGCCACTCGAAGATTTTGTGGGTGTAATCCCAGTATTCTTCCAGTGATTCGCCTTTGTACGCGAATACTGGCGTGCCAGTCGCAGCAATCGCCGCCGCTGCGTGGTCTTGCGTGGAGAAGATATTGCAAGAAGCCCAACGCACGTCTGCACCCAGTGCTTTCAGGGTTTCAATCAACACGCCGGTTTGGATGGTCATGTGCAATGAACCCGCAATACGTGCCCCAGCCAATGGCTTGGTTTCAGCGTATTCGTGGCGGATAGACATCAAACCCGGCATTTCGTGTTCAGCGACGTTGAGTTCTTTACGGCCCCAAGCAGCCAAGCCCATATCAGCGACGATATAGTCGTTAAAAGTAGTCATAGTGTAATCTCCTAAATATTTTTACAGGCCAGCAGCAGCGCGTAATGCGTCAGCGCGGTCGGTGCGTTCCCAAGGCAGGTCAAGGTCGTCACGACCGAAGTGACCATAAGCCGCCGTACCGCGATAAATCGGGCGCAGCAAATCCAGCATTTTGGTGATGCCGTAAGGACGCAGGTCGAAGTGTTCGCGTACCAGATTTTCGATCAGGGTTTCATCGACCTTGTTGGTGCCGAAGGTTTCAACCGTGATGGAAGTTGGTTGTGCAACACCGATAGCGTAGGAGACTTGAATTTCGCAACGATCCGCTAAGCCCGCCGCGACGATGTTTTTCGCCACGTAACGGCCTGCATACGCCGCAGAACGGTCAACTTTGGATGGGTCTTTGCCGGAGAATGCGCCGCCGCCGTGACGTGCCATACCGCCGTAAGTGTCCACGATGATTTTACGCCCCGTCAAACCGCAGTCACCCACAGGGCCGCCGATCACGAAGTTGCCGGTTGGGTTGATGTGGAATTTGGTGTTCTTGTGTAGCCATTCTTGTGGCAGGACAGGGAAAATAACGTGTTCCATCACACCCATGCGCAGGTCATCCAAGCTGATGTCTGGGCTGTGTTGGGTGGACAAAACCACTGCGTCGATGGCAACGATTTTGCCTGCTTCGTAACGCACCGTAACTTGGGATTTTGCATCAGGGCGCAGCCAAGGCAATGTGCCGTTTTTGCGCATATCCGCTTGTTGCTTCACCAAACGGTGGGCGTAAGTCAGTGCGGCTGGCATCAACACGTCGGTTTCATTGCTGGCGTAACCGAACATCAAGCCTTGGTCGCCCGCGCCTTGATCTTCTGGCTTGGCACGGTCAACGCCCATCGCGATGTCAGGGGATTGCTTGCCGAGTGCATTGATTACAGCGCAAGTGTGACCGTCGAAACCGATTTCGGAATTGTTGTAGCCGATGTCATTGACCACGCCACGCACGATACCTTCGTAGTCGATTTCCGCAGTGGTAGTGATTTCGCCTGCCAGTACGACCATGCCGGTCTTGGTCAGGGTTTCGCACGCAACCCGCGCATACGGGTCTTTAGCAATGATCGCATCCAAAATGGCATCGGAAATTTGATCCGCCATTTTGTCTGGGTGGCCTTCAGAAACAGATTCGGACGTGAAGAGGTAACTTCTCTCAGTCATTAATGTTCTCCTAAAACTAAAAATTAAATGACTGAGCGCCGTTGGTATGTGCAACCACTATCTGAGCCTGGCGGGTTGTTCCCGTCGCAACGCTCCTCAGATACCGTGGGTTTTTTCAGATGGCTAACTAGCCCAGTTAACATCCGATGGGCGGTATAATAACGAAAAAAATCCGGCGTTGCATCATTC
The sequence above is drawn from the Thiothrix subterranea genome and encodes:
- the ahcY gene encoding adenosylhomocysteinase, translated to MTTFNDYIVADMGLAAWGRKELNVAEHEMPGLMSIRHEYAETKPLAGARIAGSLHMTIQTGVLIETLKALGADVRWASCNIFSTQDHAAAAIAATGTPVFAYKGESLEEYWDYTHKIFEWPNGEQANMILDDGGDATLLLHLGARAEVDPSLVAKPESEEETFLYAAIRARLETSPNWYSTRLAEIRGVTEETTTGVHRLYQMHARGELKFPAINVNDSVTKSKFDNLYGCRESLVDSIKRATDVMIAGKVALVCGYGDVGKGSCQALRALSAQVWVTEIDPICALQAAMEGYRVVTMEYAADKADIFVTATGNFHVINHDHMAAMKNEAIVCNIGHFDNEIDVASLEQYEWDEIKPQVDHVIFPDGKRITLLAKGRLVNLGCATGHPSYVMSSSFANQTIAQIELWAERDSGKYPLGIYILPKHLDEKVARLQLKTLNAQLSTLSQTQADYINVAVEGPYKADHYRY
- the metK gene encoding methionine adenosyltransferase, whose protein sequence is MTERSYLFTSESVSEGHPDKMADQISDAILDAIIAKDPYARVACETLTKTGMVVLAGEITTTAEIDYEGIVRGVVNDIGYNNSEIGFDGHTCAVINALGKQSPDIAMGVDRAKPEDQGAGDQGLMFGYASNETDVLMPAALTYAHRLVKQQADMRKNGTLPWLRPDAKSQVTVRYEAGKIVAIDAVVLSTQHSPDISLDDLRMGVMEHVIFPVLPQEWLHKNTKFHINPTGNFVIGGPVGDCGLTGRKIIVDTYGGMARHGGGAFSGKDPSKVDRSAAYAGRYVAKNIVAAGLADRCEIQVSYAIGVAQPTSITVETFGTNKVDETLIENLVREHFDLRPYGITKMLDLLRPIYRGTAAYGHFGRDDLDLPWERTDRADALRAAAGL